The following are from one region of the Falco biarmicus isolate bFalBia1 chromosome 1, bFalBia1.pri, whole genome shotgun sequence genome:
- the LOC130142986 gene encoding coiled-coil domain-containing protein 183-like isoform X1, whose product MPIQVAQEKLQADIYERVNTCNMLLHQVRQRRQVREELQRRLQQLQDAAMPDKRQQAQAQAICQLEKNIEKVLLKVHTGQKVTALYLAVRDVLRKELAHLPPHLDLLCKMAELYGRELQDMDLMALEACKAADRAKEDANRTRSRILAERARMYRSRATQEVSVDTGWRKDVYQRHLRAQERHELTVDSPTPASQDQLVGTSLEAVRSQMEHEARVTQKMQQAKAALQCSRIWDIPGRLLEQQKSSADLEQCIKEGEEKKRALAERLHELELNLAKLKFHQPSNTSRVLEEELRLKLQCQEARLEDMRAQMMRSKDVLLKCEEDIDSLFVRLQGITVPGQEDPVKAMAVEEKLQHCEQKLRYLVQRVASLPHDWRSPNKDNKVRGGSIPAVAFGHPHGAFPYGPSQASSQLAGWRWRQGRAMEQLSPRWHGALQGVPRAGTSRWGSPWLGTPTSPSASNPECLPQIFAEVRNLLENTTADHPQNLRVSLEDAGSGQESLDSDDESCGLVLTREGIKKQGLLLMKSKQRGKK is encoded by the exons GGTGAGGCAGCGGAGACAAGTGCGGGAGGAGCTGCAGAggcggctgcagcagctgcaggatgctgcgATGCCTGACAAGCGGCAGCAGGCACAGGCGCAG gccatttgccagctggagaaaaacattGAGAAGGTGCTCCTCAAAGTCCACACTGGACAGAAGGTGACTGCCCTGTACCTGGCGGTGCGGGATGTCCTGAGGAAG GAGCTGGCCCACCTGCCTCCGCACCTGGACCTCCTGTGCAAGATGGCCGAGCTGTATGGTAGGGAGCTCCAGGACATGGATCTCATGGCCTTGGAGGCCTGCAAAGCCGCTGACAGAGCCAAG GAGGACGCAAACAGGACGCGCAGCCGGATCCTTGCGGAGAGAGCGCGCATGTACCGCTCCCGGGCCACCCAGGAGGTCTCTGTAGACACAGGGTGGCGGAAGGACGTGTACCAAAGGCACCTGAGAGCG caggagaggcacGAGCTCACCGTGGACTCCCCGACCCCGGCCTCACAGGACCAGCTCGTGG gcaCCAGTCTGGAGGCCGTCAGGTCCCAGATGGAGCACGAGGCCAGGGTCACGCAGAAGATGCAGCAGGCCAAGGCTGCGCTGCAGTGCTCCAGGATCTGG GACATACCCGGCAGGCTCCTGGAACAGCAGAAGTCCTCGGCGGACCTGGAGCAGTGCATCAAGGAGGGCGAGGAGAAGAAGCGGGCACTGGCGGAGAGGCTGCACGAGCTGGAGCTGAACCTAGCTAAGCTGAAGTTTCACCAGCCCTCCAACACAAGCAG ggtgctggaggaggagctgcGGCTGAAACTGCAGTGCCAAGAGGCTCGGCTGGAGGACATGCGGGCCCAGATGATGAGGAGCAAGGATGTTCTGCTGAAATGTGAAGAGGACATCGACAGCCTTTTCGTCCGCCTGCAGGGCATCACCGTGCCCGGCCAG GAGGATCCCGTCAAGGCCATGGCGgtggaggagaagctgcagcactgtgagCAGAAGCTGCGCTACCTGGTGCAGCGGGTGGCCAGCCTGCCCCACGACTGGCGCAGCCCCAACAAGGACAACAAGGTGCGCGGGGGCTCCATCCCTGCTGTGGCCTTTGGGCACCCGCACGGGGCTTTCCCATACGGCCCATCCCAAGCGTCCTCCCAGCTGGCAGGATGGAGGTGGCGCCAGGGGAGAGCCatggagcagctcagcccccgGTGGCACGGGGCACTGCAGGGTGTGCCCCGCGCGGGGACCTCGAGGTGGGGCAGCCCTTGGCTTGGAACACCCACCTCCCCTTCAGCAAGTAACCCAGAGTGTCTTCCACAGATTTTTGCCGAGGTCCGTAATTTACTAGAGAACACCACTGCGGATCACCCACAGAACCTGAGGGTTTCCTTGGAGGACGCAGGCAGCGGCCAAG AGTCCTTGGATTCTGATGACGAATCCTGTGGCCTTGTCCTCACCCGGGAGGGCATCAAGAAGCAGGGGCTGCTCCTGATGAAAAGCAAGCAGCGTGGCAAGAAGTAG
- the LOC130142986 gene encoding coiled-coil domain-containing protein 183-like isoform X2: protein MPIQVAQEKLQADIYERVNTCNMLLHQVRQRRQVREELQRRLQQLQDAAMPDKRQQAQAQAICQLEKNIEKVLLKVHTGQKVTALYLAVRDVLRKELAHLPPHLDLLCKMAELYGRELQDMDLMALEACKAADRAKEDANRTRSRILAERARMYRSRATQEVSVDTGWRKDVYQRHLRAERHELTVDSPTPASQDQLVGTSLEAVRSQMEHEARVTQKMQQAKAALQCSRIWDIPGRLLEQQKSSADLEQCIKEGEEKKRALAERLHELELNLAKLKFHQPSNTSRVLEEELRLKLQCQEARLEDMRAQMMRSKDVLLKCEEDIDSLFVRLQGITVPGQEDPVKAMAVEEKLQHCEQKLRYLVQRVASLPHDWRSPNKDNKVRGGSIPAVAFGHPHGAFPYGPSQASSQLAGWRWRQGRAMEQLSPRWHGALQGVPRAGTSRWGSPWLGTPTSPSASNPECLPQIFAEVRNLLENTTADHPQNLRVSLEDAGSGQESLDSDDESCGLVLTREGIKKQGLLLMKSKQRGKK, encoded by the exons GGTGAGGCAGCGGAGACAAGTGCGGGAGGAGCTGCAGAggcggctgcagcagctgcaggatgctgcgATGCCTGACAAGCGGCAGCAGGCACAGGCGCAG gccatttgccagctggagaaaaacattGAGAAGGTGCTCCTCAAAGTCCACACTGGACAGAAGGTGACTGCCCTGTACCTGGCGGTGCGGGATGTCCTGAGGAAG GAGCTGGCCCACCTGCCTCCGCACCTGGACCTCCTGTGCAAGATGGCCGAGCTGTATGGTAGGGAGCTCCAGGACATGGATCTCATGGCCTTGGAGGCCTGCAAAGCCGCTGACAGAGCCAAG GAGGACGCAAACAGGACGCGCAGCCGGATCCTTGCGGAGAGAGCGCGCATGTACCGCTCCCGGGCCACCCAGGAGGTCTCTGTAGACACAGGGTGGCGGAAGGACGTGTACCAAAGGCACCTGAGAGCG gagaggcacGAGCTCACCGTGGACTCCCCGACCCCGGCCTCACAGGACCAGCTCGTGG gcaCCAGTCTGGAGGCCGTCAGGTCCCAGATGGAGCACGAGGCCAGGGTCACGCAGAAGATGCAGCAGGCCAAGGCTGCGCTGCAGTGCTCCAGGATCTGG GACATACCCGGCAGGCTCCTGGAACAGCAGAAGTCCTCGGCGGACCTGGAGCAGTGCATCAAGGAGGGCGAGGAGAAGAAGCGGGCACTGGCGGAGAGGCTGCACGAGCTGGAGCTGAACCTAGCTAAGCTGAAGTTTCACCAGCCCTCCAACACAAGCAG ggtgctggaggaggagctgcGGCTGAAACTGCAGTGCCAAGAGGCTCGGCTGGAGGACATGCGGGCCCAGATGATGAGGAGCAAGGATGTTCTGCTGAAATGTGAAGAGGACATCGACAGCCTTTTCGTCCGCCTGCAGGGCATCACCGTGCCCGGCCAG GAGGATCCCGTCAAGGCCATGGCGgtggaggagaagctgcagcactgtgagCAGAAGCTGCGCTACCTGGTGCAGCGGGTGGCCAGCCTGCCCCACGACTGGCGCAGCCCCAACAAGGACAACAAGGTGCGCGGGGGCTCCATCCCTGCTGTGGCCTTTGGGCACCCGCACGGGGCTTTCCCATACGGCCCATCCCAAGCGTCCTCCCAGCTGGCAGGATGGAGGTGGCGCCAGGGGAGAGCCatggagcagctcagcccccgGTGGCACGGGGCACTGCAGGGTGTGCCCCGCGCGGGGACCTCGAGGTGGGGCAGCCCTTGGCTTGGAACACCCACCTCCCCTTCAGCAAGTAACCCAGAGTGTCTTCCACAGATTTTTGCCGAGGTCCGTAATTTACTAGAGAACACCACTGCGGATCACCCACAGAACCTGAGGGTTTCCTTGGAGGACGCAGGCAGCGGCCAAG AGTCCTTGGATTCTGATGACGAATCCTGTGGCCTTGTCCTCACCCGGGAGGGCATCAAGAAGCAGGGGCTGCTCCTGATGAAAAGCAAGCAGCGTGGCAAGAAGTAG
- the LOC130159244 gene encoding sperm acrosome membrane-associated protein 6-like yields the protein MGWWWVLAPRLPGNPGIKAGGLALRQWVALASWLPAVHSCLLCFGPPSQREQLCHDITGAPLKDPRHQRCLEALAQAAEPLSSVTVGSGQRDVLREIVMDALHFLEKQSKTKPFEVSLQAAVNVIWAKLSHLEKAPACVPPCGYQPAARVFQCATCRLVDCQFPLDCPVQVLRAQTDETVTLHCSVPFATLPGLPVTWMFAKDLYTQDLTLFEELQGSTEGSRILIIHDPIPGTIACSLGEVYEPLVRKYFYLNGAPRHLSTLGGSEQCGVK from the exons atggggtggtggtgggtgctggctcCCAGGCTCCCTGGAAACCCAGGCATCAAGGCAGGGGGGCTTGCCTTGCGGCAATGGGTGGCCCTGGCATCCTGGCTCCCTGCGGTGcactcctgcctgctctgctttggGCCTCCCAGTCAGCGGGAACAGCTCTGCCATGACATTACTGGGGCCCCCCTCAAGGACCCTCGACATCAACGCTGCCTTGAGGCCCTTGCCCAGGCTGCTGAGCCACTTTCCTCTGTCACTGTGG GGTCGGGGCAGCGTGATGTACTTCGGGAGATCGTCATGGATGCCCTGCATTTTCTGGAGAAGCAGAGCAAGACGA AGCCCTTTGAGGTGTCTCTACAGGCAGCCGTCAACGTAATCTGGGCGAAGCTGAGCCATCTGGAGAAAG ctccagcctgtgTCCCGCCTTGTG GATACCAGCCAGCTGCTCGCGTCTTCCAGTGTGCTACCTGCCGCCTCGTGGACTGCCAGTTTCCCCTGGATTGCCCAG TGCAGGTCCTGCGGGCCCAAACAGATGAAACCGTCACACTGCACTGCTCTGTGCCCTTTGCCACCCTCCCTGGCCTGCCCGTTACCTGGATGTTTGCCAAGGAC ctgtacACACAGGACCTGACACTGtttgaggagctgcagggaagcacAGAGGGATCTCGCATTCTGATCATCCATGACCCCATTCCAGGAACCATCGCCTGTTCCCTGGGGGAGGTTTATGAGCCATTGGTCCGCAAGTACTTCTACCTCAACGGTGCGCCCAGACACCTGAGTACCCTTGGGGGCAGTGAGCAGTGTGGGGTGAAGTAG
- the LOC130142986 gene encoding coiled-coil domain-containing protein 183-like isoform X3, which produces MPIQVAQEKLQADIYERVNTCNMLLHQVRQRRQVREELQRRLQQLQDAAMPDKRQQAQAQAICQLEKNIEKVLLKVHTGQKVTALYLAVRDVLRKELAHLPPHLDLLCKMAELYGRELQDMDLMALEACKAADRAKEDANRTRSRILAERARMYRSRATQEVSVDTGWRKDVYQRHLRAQERHELTVDSPTPASQDQLVGTSLEAVRSQMEHEARVTQKMQQAKAALQCSRIWDIPGRLLEQQKSSADLEQCIKEGEEKKRALAERLHELELNLAKLKFHQPSNTSRVLEEELRLKLQCQEARLEDMRAQMMRSKDVLLKCEEDIDSLFVRLQGITVPGQEDPVKAMAVEEKLQHCEQKLRYLVQRVASLPHDWRSPNKDNKIFAEVRNLLENTTADHPQNLRVSLEDAGSGQESLDSDDESCGLVLTREGIKKQGLLLMKSKQRGKK; this is translated from the exons GGTGAGGCAGCGGAGACAAGTGCGGGAGGAGCTGCAGAggcggctgcagcagctgcaggatgctgcgATGCCTGACAAGCGGCAGCAGGCACAGGCGCAG gccatttgccagctggagaaaaacattGAGAAGGTGCTCCTCAAAGTCCACACTGGACAGAAGGTGACTGCCCTGTACCTGGCGGTGCGGGATGTCCTGAGGAAG GAGCTGGCCCACCTGCCTCCGCACCTGGACCTCCTGTGCAAGATGGCCGAGCTGTATGGTAGGGAGCTCCAGGACATGGATCTCATGGCCTTGGAGGCCTGCAAAGCCGCTGACAGAGCCAAG GAGGACGCAAACAGGACGCGCAGCCGGATCCTTGCGGAGAGAGCGCGCATGTACCGCTCCCGGGCCACCCAGGAGGTCTCTGTAGACACAGGGTGGCGGAAGGACGTGTACCAAAGGCACCTGAGAGCG caggagaggcacGAGCTCACCGTGGACTCCCCGACCCCGGCCTCACAGGACCAGCTCGTGG gcaCCAGTCTGGAGGCCGTCAGGTCCCAGATGGAGCACGAGGCCAGGGTCACGCAGAAGATGCAGCAGGCCAAGGCTGCGCTGCAGTGCTCCAGGATCTGG GACATACCCGGCAGGCTCCTGGAACAGCAGAAGTCCTCGGCGGACCTGGAGCAGTGCATCAAGGAGGGCGAGGAGAAGAAGCGGGCACTGGCGGAGAGGCTGCACGAGCTGGAGCTGAACCTAGCTAAGCTGAAGTTTCACCAGCCCTCCAACACAAGCAG ggtgctggaggaggagctgcGGCTGAAACTGCAGTGCCAAGAGGCTCGGCTGGAGGACATGCGGGCCCAGATGATGAGGAGCAAGGATGTTCTGCTGAAATGTGAAGAGGACATCGACAGCCTTTTCGTCCGCCTGCAGGGCATCACCGTGCCCGGCCAG GAGGATCCCGTCAAGGCCATGGCGgtggaggagaagctgcagcactgtgagCAGAAGCTGCGCTACCTGGTGCAGCGGGTGGCCAGCCTGCCCCACGACTGGCGCAGCCCCAACAAGGACAACAAG ATTTTTGCCGAGGTCCGTAATTTACTAGAGAACACCACTGCGGATCACCCACAGAACCTGAGGGTTTCCTTGGAGGACGCAGGCAGCGGCCAAG AGTCCTTGGATTCTGATGACGAATCCTGTGGCCTTGTCCTCACCCGGGAGGGCATCAAGAAGCAGGGGCTGCTCCTGATGAAAAGCAAGCAGCGTGGCAAGAAGTAG